CGGAATGACCAAATGATTGGTATGGTAAACAGGATAAAGCCAAGTAAAACGAGCGCAACAGTCAGAATATTTCGAAGCATCACCGAATCAAGGTGTGAAACATCCACGTCGGCACAAGCCAGGTAGGGATTGCCATGAGGAGACGTTTCGGTCAGACATACCGTCCGAAATGTCCCCCATTGGTCGGAGTAAGACAGAGAGACGTTTTTTCGATCATGCATGGCGGAAACAAATTCCGTCGGAATATCTTCATAGGGATAAAAATACCACGAAGGGCGTTCTTTCACTTCTTCATCGGTCACTGTGGGAGCAGAAAAATAAAACGAGCCGTTTTTCTCGACAATGGTATAGACATAGGCCAGGTCGCTTTCATTGACAAACGCGTTGAAGCGGCGTCGATTCTCAAGCTCTTCCGGCAGGGCAATAGCGCGGGCGTGAACAGCTCTGTCATGGAAATCTTCGGCAAGCATGTATTTGAGTGATCCGGCTGCCAGTCGAAGGTGATGATCGGTGTCTTCAATGATTCGATCATTCTCATAAGAACTCCAGGTAATGCCGATAACCACGGTAAAAATGACATATGCAACAAGAACAAGCGCTAATCGAAAAATGGATGGCCCCATGCGTTCGACAGGTTGTGCTCCCTCTCCGTGCGCTGCGAAAGCAATCGAGTTTGTTGTGTCGTGCTCTGTCGTCATTGCAATTTCACTTTACATTATGGCTTCTGTCCGTTCGTATCGTGCTGAGATACGACGGGGAATACATGCTGAATAAGCCATACTGTATTGGAATTGTCAAAGTATAACAAGGATAAAGCGAAGCACAGGCGTAGGAGAGCGAGTTGGGGCGTTGTATGTCATGCAGGAATGGGGCGAAAACGAAGAGGAGACGCACACGATACGTCCCGGGGGAATATGTTCCCCCGGAAACGAGAAGAAAGGATCATATAATCAGGCAATCGTGATATCTTTTTCAAGAAAGACATCTTGAATGCAGTGCAACAATCGAATCCCATCATCCATTGGTCGTTGAAATGCTTTGCGACCCGAGATCAGCCCCATGCCTCCGGCGCGCTTATTGATAACCGCTGTTCGCACGGCTTGACCGAAGTCGTTTTCTCCAGATGCTCCACCCGAGTTGATAAGCCCAGCACGCCCCATATAGCCATTGACAACTTGGTATCGGGTCAAGTCGATGGGATGATCGGTGGTCAATTCAGAATAGACGCGCGGGTCGGTTTTGGCGAAACCGATCGCATTGAATCCGCCATTGTTCGTGGGTTGTTTTTGTTTGATGATATCCGCTTCAATCGTGCATCCAATATGATCGGCCTGTGATGTCATATCGGAGGAGGCGTGATAATCCACTCCATCCTTTTTAAATCCGGAATTTCGCAAATAACACCATAAGAAGGTGCACATACCGAGTTCATGTGCCCGACGAAAAGCCCTGGATACTTCAATCAACTCGCGATTGCTGACTTCCGATCCGAAATAGATCGTGGCTCCAACGGCCACACAGCCCATGTCGAATGCCTGTTCGATCTGAGCAAACATGACCTGGTCGTATTTGTTCGGATAAGTCAACAGTTCATTGTGGTTGATTTTGAGCATGAAAGGAATTTTGTGCGCATATTTTCGAGCTACAGAACCAAGAACACCCAATGTTGAGGCAACAGCGTTACATCCTGCTTCAAGTGCCAGTTTGACGATATTTTCAGGATCGAAATAAATGGGGTTCGGTGCAAAACTCGCTCCAGCCGTGTGCTCGATTCCCTGGTCTACAGGCAGAATCGACATGTATCCGGTTCCACCCAATCGTCCATGAGAAAAAATCGACTGAAGACTCCGCAGAACAGGGATAGGCCGGTCAGTCTGGGCAACAACACGATCAACGAAATCCGGGCCAGGCAGATACAATTGATCTTTGGTGACGGTTTTGCACTCATGCGTCAGAAGTGATTGTGCTTCAGCGCCGAGAAGCTCTTCAATTTGTGATAGCATGCCATCCTCCGCGGGTTGGGTGTTCAGACCGGTTAAACCGGCTTGGAGCAAAAAACATTGCAACTGTCTCCCCACACGACCAGGGACAGACCGACGAATCATATCAGTTTGGCGACATATATGCCAAACTTCTCAACCCATCGTCACGTTCTTTTTCCATTTTTTCGACTTTTCCTCGCAACCACTGCAATACATACGGTTCTTTGTTGTGGTGGGATACACGATCGAATAACGGAGGAAGGCTTTAGAAGAGCGTAAAACAAGGAGGAGAGGACGCTAACAGAAAACGTTATGGAATGTGCACGGGATGCGTTGAGGAGGAGGTGCCC
Above is a genomic segment from Desulfovibrio inopinatus DSM 10711 containing:
- a CDS encoding class I fructose-bisphosphate aldolase: MLSQIEELLGAEAQSLLTHECKTVTKDQLYLPGPDFVDRVVAQTDRPIPVLRSLQSIFSHGRLGGTGYMSILPVDQGIEHTAGASFAPNPIYFDPENIVKLALEAGCNAVASTLGVLGSVARKYAHKIPFMLKINHNELLTYPNKYDQVMFAQIEQAFDMGCVAVGATIYFGSEVSNRELIEVSRAFRRAHELGMCTFLWCYLRNSGFKKDGVDYHASSDMTSQADHIGCTIEADIIKQKQPTNNGGFNAIGFAKTDPRVYSELTTDHPIDLTRYQVVNGYMGRAGLINSGGASGENDFGQAVRTAVINKRAGGMGLISGRKAFQRPMDDGIRLLHCIQDVFLEKDITIA